The nucleotide sequence CAGGAGTGGAGCGGCTCGACGACGGTGCCCGAAGAGGTCTTCGACCGCGACGACCTGCTGACCAACGTGATGCTCTACTGGCTCACCGGGACCGCCGGTTCGAGCGCCCAGATCTATTACGAGACAACGCATCTCACCCCTCAGTTCATCAGCACGTGGGGCGGGCCGTGGCCGCTGACGATGCCGGTCGGGGTCGCCGTGTTCCCCGCCGACGCCACCCGGCCGATCCGCAAGTTCGCGGAGCTCAGCCTGCCGACTTTGGCGCGGTGGACCGAATACGACCAGGGCGGCCACTTCGCCGCGCTGGAGCAGCCCGGGCTTCTCGTGGAGGACGTGCGGAAGTTCGTGATCTCGCTGGGGGACTAGGCCGGGGGGCCTGGGAATGACCGATCCATATCTAGGGGAGAGAGCGGAAACACTATGTACGAACGGATACGTGTCGAAGACGTGCCCGAACGATTCAATGTCACCGAGTACTTCCTCGATCACGCCGAGGATCACCGGATCGCCTTGATCGACGACGGCGAACCGGTGTTCTACGGCGAGCTCAAGGCCGTGACGAATCAGGTGGGGCACGCGCTCCGGCACATGGGGGTCCGTCGGGGCGACCGGGTCCTGCTCGCGCTCAACGACGGCGTGGAGTTCGTCGCCAGCTGGTTCGCCGCGCAGAAGATCGGCGCCGTGACGGCGGAGATCTACAGTTTCCTGCACCCGAAGGACTTCCGCTATTACCTGGACTACGTGTCGCCCGCCGTCGTGGTGGCCGACGCGTCCACAGTGGACAAAATGCGGGAGGCGGGGGCGAAGAACCTCCTCGTGGCCGGAGTGGCCGCGGAGGAGCTGCGTGACGACGAATGCGCCTTCGACGAGATGACCGCGGACTGGCCCTCCGAGCTCGAGGCCGTCGCGACCCTCAGCGACGAAGAGACCATCTGGAAGTTCACCTCGGGCAGTTCCGGCGCGCCGAAGGCATGCCCGCATCCGACGCGGAGCCCGCTGCTCAACTACGACTGGTTCGCCCGTGGCGTGCTCGACCTGGGCCCGAACGACGTCGTTCTCGCCGTTCCCAAGCTTTTCTTCGGCTACGCGCGGGACATGGTCGCGCTCTATCCGTTCCGGGTCGGCGCGACGGGCATCATCTTCAACGAGCGCACCACCGTGGAGAAGATCTTCGAACTGGTCGCGCGGCACAAGCCGACGATCCTGGTGAACGTGCCGACGATGATGAGCGCGATGGTCGCGCATCCCGACGCGGCGAA is from Amycolatopsis lurida and encodes:
- a CDS encoding benzoate-CoA ligase family protein, producing the protein MPERFNVTEYFLDHAEDHRIALIDDGEPVFYGELKAVTNQVGHALRHMGVRRGDRVLLALNDGVEFVASWFAAQKIGAVTAEIYSFLHPKDFRYYLDYVSPAVVVADASTVDKMREAGAKNLLVAGVAAEELRDDECAFDEMTADWPSELEAVATLSDEETIWKFTSGSSGAPKACPHPTRSPLLNYDWFARGVLDLGPNDVVLAVPKLFFGYARDMVALYPFRVGATGIIFNERTTVEKIFELVARHKPTILVNVPTMMSAMVAHPDAAKQDFSSLRACLSAGEGLPPDLHRRWNEVFGVEVIDCLGSAEGYHAYLSNQPGQIRSGSLGRLVPGYQAALVDDSGQPVPDGEIGRLELVGPTSAREYRGAPEKTAETFVAENTIRFGDLFERDAEGYFYYRGRADDLLKVRGVWVAPAEVENSLQAHPAVVSCAVVGYEEGGLTKLRAYVITSDPLEAEDLRDFAKANLSPHKRPHDFRFVDVIPKTPSGKLDRRALRGERKPHDV